The Coffea arabica cultivar ET-39 chromosome 6e, Coffea Arabica ET-39 HiFi, whole genome shotgun sequence genome contains the following window.
gatTTCTTTATGGTTGGCAATTGGTTTCATTCAAATTGCTTTCTTTAAATTGACAAGACTTGGACTTACCCTTCTTTGTTTGTATCACAAGTGCCTGTCTTACTGTAGCTTTTGAGTGCATCAGTGACATGGACATCTTGGGGGATTAAGGTGGGGTGTTCTGTGAACAGTTTGGACCTGTTAAAAAAAGCCATATGGGTTAcaaatgaatgagaaatattgAGAAGCAGCTTGCACACACTTCGAACTGGATGTAGAGACGTAGGAAATCAAGCTATTGTCCTTGTAGTGGAACTACTAGGTGCCGTTCTTAAAGGGGCTCTGCAACTGTAGTCTAATTtggtgttttattgctttattctGCTTGCGCTTGATTTATGTACTTTCCTAATGCGGTTCAAATGTTGGGCAGGTTATTGCAAATTTTAGTGCTTCCTGGTGCGGCCCTTGTAGAATGGTTGCACCATTCTACTGTGAGCTATCGGAGAAATATCCAACTTTGATGTTCCTAACGATTGATGTTGACGAGCTAACGGTAAGCGATGCAACTCTAATTTAGTCAGATGCGATGGGAAATCATGCTGTAAGAATTTTTGCTGCTGTTTTGGATGGATTACCTCCGATTATGCTGTTATGTTAATACAAGaagtatttattattattattaaatggATAAGTTATAGAATTAAGTCAGCAGCTGCCGCAATTTAATCTGATGAATGTAGGATTTGTGGTTGATTTATTTTTACAGAATAACAGCTTTTTCTGCATCCTTCTTGGAGCTGCATATTCATCTTAATACTGTACTTGGTTTCAGGAATTTAGCGCATCCTGGGATATCAAAGCAACACCAACCTTCTTCTTTCTAAAAGATGGACAGCAGATTGACAAACTTGTGGGTGCCAACAAGCCAGAGCTGCAGAAGAAGATAATCTCCATAGTAGATTCAGAGACTACGCTGCAGAAGTAGTTATTGCACTGGCACACGTATAATAAGTCTTGTCAATATGCAAGTAGTAGTTGTATATTCGGTTGATATTGTTGTGAGTTGCGAGACTCGGGCCTGCACCCGACCCTGTGATTTTGTCGATTCGATTgtcttaatttcttttttttaattgtttcccCTGGGGCTGGGAGACTGGTTTTGGTCGTCGCAGGATATTTTTTGACAAGGTGAAAGGGTCGTTTTCTGAATTGGCATACATTACGCGCGGCGTGGGTGTAAACGAAGAAATAATCTGATGAAGTTGtagaataatataaaatattattaagGCGATGGGAATGCATTCCCAGGCAGGATGATGAATTAGGTTGCAATGCACTCGCT
Protein-coding sequences here:
- the LOC113697496 gene encoding thioredoxin H9, producing MGSCLAKPKNDGDESVHNAEFVGGNVHLITTKESWDQKLTEAKRDGKIVIANFSASWCGPCRMVAPFYCELSEKYPTLMFLTIDVDELTEFSASWDIKATPTFFFLKDGQQIDKLVGANKPELQKKIISIVDSETTLQK